The following coding sequences are from one Arthrobacter sp. PvP023 window:
- a CDS encoding SDR family oxidoreductase yields MGDPAMPQENAPVPGGLLQGRTALVYGAGGPVGGAVARAFAAEGAEVFLAGRTESRPVIAATRTHFLTTRAAARHMIRQGSGVVLMFGGSGPQTLRGLGGFKIALDAMEGQRRQWALELGKSGIRVVTMVTGGIVETLPWQTEGREEIVEEITRSAHLNRTATLEDVGNVAVFIASDRAGAITDATVNISCGAIVDY; encoded by the coding sequence GTGGGTGACCCTGCTATGCCGCAGGAAAACGCTCCCGTGCCCGGCGGTCTCCTGCAGGGCCGGACCGCCCTGGTCTACGGCGCCGGCGGTCCCGTCGGAGGCGCCGTAGCCCGGGCGTTCGCGGCGGAAGGTGCGGAGGTCTTCCTGGCCGGGCGCACGGAGTCCCGTCCCGTCATCGCAGCTACCCGGACCCACTTCCTCACCACCCGCGCCGCGGCGCGGCACATGATCAGGCAGGGATCCGGTGTGGTTCTGATGTTCGGCGGCTCGGGTCCGCAGACCCTGCGCGGGCTGGGCGGGTTCAAGATTGCGCTGGATGCCATGGAAGGGCAGCGCCGGCAGTGGGCGCTGGAACTGGGCAAGAGCGGCATCCGCGTGGTCACGATGGTGACGGGCGGGATAGTGGAAACACTTCCCTGGCAGACCGAGGGCCGCGAAGAGATCGTGGAGGAAATCACCAGGAGCGCGCACCTGAACCGGACAGCAACGCTGGAGGACGTGGGCAACGTGGCGGTGTTCATCGCCTCGGACCGGGCCGGCGCCATCACCGACGCCACAGTGAATATTTCCTGCGGCGCGATTGTGGACTACTGA
- a CDS encoding DUF1003 domain-containing protein has product MTEHKNTWHAEHKAGLSRGQRAADVLRNGMGSWPFVGLFILSMVVWALVNSLALADRAWDPYPYILLNLFLSMLAGLQGAILLIAAKRQDAIAAAMAQHDYDTDLQAEDEIQKLTAINNQQLEILHELRQLLSERDRDGGARAQ; this is encoded by the coding sequence ATGACCGAGCACAAGAACACGTGGCACGCCGAGCACAAGGCGGGGCTGAGCAGGGGACAGCGCGCCGCCGACGTCCTGCGCAACGGCATGGGCAGCTGGCCGTTCGTGGGACTCTTCATCTTGTCCATGGTGGTGTGGGCACTCGTAAATTCGTTGGCCCTTGCGGACAGAGCCTGGGATCCCTACCCCTACATCCTGCTGAACTTGTTCCTGTCCATGCTGGCCGGCCTGCAAGGTGCCATCCTGCTCATTGCCGCCAAGCGGCAGGATGCGATCGCGGCCGCCATGGCCCAGCACGATTACGACACCGATTTGCAGGCGGAAGACGAAATCCAGAAGCTCACGGCCATCAACAACCAGCAGTTGGAAATCCTCCATGAACTGCGGCAGCTCCTGTCGGAACGTGACCGGGACGGCGGGGCGAGGGCTCAGTAG
- a CDS encoding GntR family transcriptional regulator, which yields MAGATAPLLGLQKKSLREQALSALRTAITSGELEPGRHLVETELSDMLQISRGTLREALRQLEQEGLLSAGPRGRLSVRHLDAKEIRDIYSVRAALESLAARTLCELPDRQHVIGSLREAIGAMEAATKGTLEERIESDLEFHRTLCRLTGNETLLHSWESLEGSIRMSIMFAGLEKGVSNMSVDRHHDIVAAIETGDASLARKTIREHMDTAADNLVA from the coding sequence ATGGCCGGAGCAACAGCACCCCTGCTGGGACTGCAGAAGAAAAGCCTCCGCGAGCAGGCCCTCTCCGCGCTGCGCACCGCCATCACCAGCGGTGAGCTGGAACCCGGCCGGCACTTGGTGGAAACCGAACTCTCGGACATGCTCCAGATCAGCCGGGGGACCCTGCGGGAGGCGTTGCGGCAGCTTGAGCAGGAGGGCCTGCTGTCAGCGGGCCCGCGGGGCCGCCTCTCCGTCCGGCACCTCGATGCCAAGGAAATCCGGGACATCTATTCCGTGCGGGCGGCGCTGGAATCGCTGGCTGCCCGCACGCTGTGTGAGCTGCCGGACCGCCAGCATGTGATCGGGTCGCTACGCGAGGCCATCGGCGCCATGGAAGCCGCCACCAAGGGCACCCTGGAAGAGCGGATCGAGTCAGACCTCGAGTTCCACCGCACCCTGTGCCGCCTGACCGGCAACGAGACGCTGCTCCACTCCTGGGAGTCGCTGGAAGGTTCCATCCGGATGTCCATAATGTTTGCCGGGCTGGAAAAGGGTGTCTCGAACATGAGTGTGGACCGCCATCACGACATCGTGGCCGCCATCGAAACCGGGGACGCCTCCCTGGCCCGCAAGACCATCCGCGAACACATGGACACCGCCGCGGACAACCTGGTGGCCTAG
- a CDS encoding transketolase family protein codes for MSTAAAVKGTAPKLKTSAMIASFADPGQKTASAPFGHALVKAAQENDKIVGLTADLGKYTDMHIFAQAFPERFFQMGMAEQLLFGAAAGLAETGLVPFASTYSVFAARRAYDFLCLDSAEPNLNVNIVGGLPGLTTGYGPSHQATEDMAIFRGMPNLTIVDPCDSIDIEQAVPQLAASEGPTYLRLLRGNVPTVLDEYGYTFELGKAKVLRGGNDVVFISSGLMTMRALQAAKALAEHNVDVAVVHTPTIKPFDAATVLAEINTDRLAVTLENHSVIGGLFETVASAVVTAGLGKRVVPVALPDEFLDAGALPTLHERYGLSVQRIVAKVLAELG; via the coding sequence ATGAGCACAGCAGCCGCTGTAAAGGGCACCGCCCCCAAGCTGAAGACATCGGCCATGATCGCGTCCTTCGCCGATCCCGGCCAGAAAACGGCCTCCGCGCCATTCGGACACGCACTGGTGAAGGCTGCGCAGGAGAACGACAAGATCGTCGGCCTCACCGCGGACCTGGGCAAATACACGGACATGCACATCTTCGCGCAAGCCTTCCCGGAACGGTTCTTCCAGATGGGCATGGCCGAGCAGCTGCTCTTCGGGGCGGCCGCGGGACTGGCCGAAACCGGACTGGTGCCTTTCGCGTCCACCTACTCCGTCTTCGCCGCCCGCCGGGCCTACGATTTTCTCTGCCTGGACAGCGCCGAACCGAACCTGAACGTGAACATCGTGGGCGGCCTGCCGGGCCTGACCACCGGCTACGGCCCCAGCCACCAGGCCACCGAGGACATGGCGATCTTCCGCGGCATGCCCAACCTGACCATCGTGGACCCCTGCGACTCGATCGACATCGAACAGGCCGTGCCCCAGCTCGCGGCCAGCGAGGGGCCCACGTACCTGCGGCTGCTCCGCGGAAACGTGCCCACCGTGCTGGACGAATACGGCTACACCTTCGAGCTCGGCAAGGCAAAGGTCCTGCGCGGCGGGAACGACGTCGTCTTCATCTCCAGCGGGCTCATGACCATGCGGGCGCTGCAGGCAGCCAAGGCGCTGGCCGAACACAACGTGGACGTCGCCGTCGTCCATACCCCCACCATCAAACCGTTCGACGCCGCGACCGTCCTCGCCGAGATCAACACCGACCGTCTCGCAGTGACGCTGGAAAACCACAGCGTGATCGGCGGGCTGTTCGAAACAGTCGCGTCCGCCGTCGTCACCGCGGGACTGGGCAAGCGGGTGGTGCCCGTGGCACTGCCGGACGAGTTCCTCGATGCCGGCGCTTTGCCCACCCTGCACGAGCGCTACGGCCTCTCGGTCCAGCGGATCGTGGCGAAAGTGCTCGCGGAGCTGGGCTAG
- a CDS encoding transketolase, with amino-acid sequence MTTATEEAHMTATQETMAPTTERVAGVSAAAYRIRHHALNMGEVQGQGYVGQALGAADMLAAVYADQLRFRPEDPEWEARDRFLLSTGHYAIGHYAALAEAGIVPVEELETYGSDDSRLPMSGMSTYTPGMEISGGSLGHGLTIAVGMALGLRYQGSGARVYNFLSDGELDEGSTWEAAMGAHHHQLGNLTAMVDINALQADGKTDTVLRTEPVTEKWESFGWYTQRVDGNDVGALLAAFDNAAAQAAAVGRPSVILCDTKVGRGVPLLEEREKAHFMRIEEHEWQQCREQLTAGFEGTTGR; translated from the coding sequence ATGACCACCGCCACAGAAGAAGCCCACATGACTGCCACCCAGGAAACCATGGCTCCCACGACCGAACGCGTCGCCGGCGTCAGCGCCGCCGCCTACCGCATCCGCCACCACGCCCTGAACATGGGCGAGGTGCAAGGCCAGGGCTACGTGGGCCAGGCGCTCGGCGCGGCGGACATGTTGGCCGCCGTCTACGCCGACCAGCTCCGCTTCCGGCCCGAGGATCCGGAATGGGAGGCGCGGGACCGCTTCCTGCTCTCCACCGGGCACTACGCGATCGGACACTACGCCGCACTGGCCGAGGCAGGCATCGTTCCGGTCGAAGAACTTGAGACGTACGGCTCGGACGATTCCCGGTTGCCGATGTCCGGGATGTCCACCTACACCCCCGGAATGGAGATCTCCGGCGGCTCGCTGGGCCACGGCCTCACCATCGCGGTGGGCATGGCACTGGGCCTCCGGTACCAGGGCTCCGGGGCGAGGGTCTACAACTTCCTCTCCGACGGCGAACTGGACGAGGGCTCCACCTGGGAGGCCGCCATGGGCGCGCACCACCACCAGCTGGGCAACCTGACCGCCATGGTGGACATCAACGCCCTGCAGGCGGACGGAAAGACGGACACCGTGCTGCGCACCGAGCCCGTCACGGAGAAGTGGGAATCCTTCGGTTGGTACACCCAGCGGGTGGACGGGAACGACGTCGGCGCGCTGCTGGCGGCATTCGACAACGCAGCCGCCCAGGCGGCCGCCGTCGGACGTCCTTCCGTGATCCTGTGCGACACGAAGGTGGGACGCGGAGTACCACTGCTGGAGGAGCGCGAAAAGGCGCACTTCATGCGCATCGAAGAACACGAATGGCAGCAATGCCGCGAACAACTGACCGCAGGATTTGAAGGGACCACCGGACGATGA
- a CDS encoding MFS transporter: protein MSNEALKMRGHVHGTKDAKRVAIGSGVGAVIETYDFIGFGTAAALYFGTAFFPTGDPVTGTLAAFATLGVGFAARPIGGIIGGHLGDKVGRKPVLVASLILMGVATFLIGLLPTYEQVGLLAPALLVFVRVVQGLAFGAEWGGAILMSYEHAPWKSKGKYTGIVQAGFPVGLLLANLVFLVSVNLGGELAWRVPFLASIVLVAVGLIIRSKVPESPVFDEVKESGSIVKSPIIEVIKTDWRSIVRGIGLRIAETAGYAVSITYMISYLHTQHLADKTQTLVALCIASAIGIFATMAWARLTDRIGRRPLYIWSTAFALLFGIPMFLLVNTGMFIFIIATIVISYAVCQNSLAGAQGPWFPELFQAKTRSSGASLAYQISAMVSGFTPFVTTLLFVSLGWMGPALLFSFYAAIGLWAAIVTRETWGKRERQLADEATKSTPQTVNA from the coding sequence ATGAGCAATGAGGCTCTGAAAATGCGCGGCCACGTGCACGGCACAAAGGACGCTAAGCGCGTCGCCATCGGGTCCGGTGTCGGCGCCGTCATCGAGACTTATGACTTCATCGGCTTCGGCACTGCCGCCGCCCTGTACTTCGGAACGGCGTTCTTCCCCACCGGCGACCCGGTCACCGGCACCCTGGCCGCTTTCGCCACGCTCGGCGTCGGCTTCGCTGCCCGCCCCATCGGCGGCATCATCGGCGGACACCTCGGCGACAAGGTAGGCCGCAAGCCCGTCCTGGTGGCCTCCCTGATCCTCATGGGTGTGGCTACGTTCCTCATCGGCCTCCTGCCCACCTACGAACAGGTCGGCCTGCTGGCGCCGGCGCTGCTGGTGTTCGTCCGCGTCGTCCAGGGCCTCGCCTTCGGCGCTGAATGGGGCGGCGCCATCCTGATGAGTTACGAGCACGCGCCCTGGAAGTCCAAGGGGAAGTACACCGGCATTGTGCAGGCCGGCTTCCCGGTCGGCCTCCTCCTGGCCAACCTCGTCTTCCTGGTCAGCGTGAACCTGGGCGGCGAACTCGCCTGGCGCGTTCCATTCCTGGCCAGCATCGTGCTCGTCGCCGTCGGACTGATTATCCGCTCCAAGGTGCCGGAATCGCCGGTCTTCGACGAGGTCAAGGAGAGCGGTTCCATCGTCAAGTCCCCGATCATCGAGGTCATCAAGACGGACTGGCGCAGCATCGTCCGGGGCATCGGCCTCCGCATTGCCGAGACCGCGGGCTACGCCGTATCGATCACCTACATGATTTCCTACCTGCACACCCAGCATCTGGCTGATAAGACCCAGACGCTCGTCGCCCTCTGCATCGCCTCCGCAATCGGCATCTTCGCCACCATGGCCTGGGCAAGGCTCACCGACAGGATCGGCCGCCGGCCGCTGTACATCTGGTCCACAGCCTTCGCGCTCCTGTTCGGCATCCCCATGTTCCTGCTGGTCAACACCGGAATGTTCATCTTCATCATCGCCACCATCGTCATCTCCTACGCTGTCTGCCAGAACTCCCTGGCCGGGGCCCAGGGCCCGTGGTTCCCCGAACTGTTCCAGGCAAAGACCCGCTCCTCCGGAGCCTCACTGGCCTACCAGATCTCCGCCATGGTCTCCGGTTTCACCCCGTTCGTCACCACGCTCCTCTTCGTCAGCCTGGGCTGGATGGGCCCCGCCCTCCTCTTCAGCTTCTACGCAGCCATCGGACTCTGGGCCGCCATCGTCACCCGGGAAACCTGGGGCAAGCGCGAACGCCAGCTGGCCGATGAGGCCACCAAAAGCACCCCGCAGACAGTAAACGCCTGA
- a CDS encoding sugar phosphate isomerase/epimerase, producing the protein MFNSRLGCSSISFRHQDLSAALRTIGGLGFEEIDLGALPGVCDHVPYELDANAVTAVTAEVAASGLRVRSVNGDIGDLNAVLDAGGQGARERHLEALLTLAANTGAKALVLPCGALGHHPVRSVDEDLDTIAAQLIHAGQRAAEFGVELWTESLHFLRFCWNLERAELLAHRLAGSRVGIVMDFSHIVAAGEDPLEYLERHDGRITHVHIRDAVPGNINLSVGNGRADFAAGLRSLAARGYTGHFSLELETRDVTHDERPAAAAKAASFITDLI; encoded by the coding sequence ATGTTCAACTCCCGACTCGGCTGCTCGTCCATCAGCTTCCGCCACCAGGACCTGAGCGCGGCCCTGAGGACCATCGGCGGCCTTGGCTTCGAAGAAATCGACCTGGGCGCCCTGCCCGGCGTCTGCGACCACGTTCCGTATGAACTGGATGCGAACGCCGTCACGGCTGTCACCGCGGAGGTTGCCGCTTCCGGGCTGCGGGTCCGCTCGGTCAACGGGGACATTGGGGACCTCAATGCAGTGCTCGACGCCGGCGGGCAGGGCGCCCGCGAACGGCACCTGGAGGCGCTGCTCACCCTCGCGGCCAATACCGGTGCGAAGGCGCTGGTGCTTCCGTGCGGTGCCCTGGGCCACCATCCGGTCCGGAGCGTCGACGAGGACCTGGACACCATCGCGGCCCAGCTCATCCATGCCGGGCAGCGTGCCGCTGAATTCGGCGTCGAACTCTGGACCGAATCCCTGCACTTCCTGAGGTTCTGCTGGAACCTGGAGCGCGCCGAACTGCTGGCGCACCGGTTGGCGGGCTCGCGCGTGGGAATTGTCATGGACTTCAGCCACATCGTTGCCGCCGGCGAGGACCCGCTGGAATACCTCGAACGGCATGACGGCCGGATTACCCACGTCCATATCAGGGACGCCGTACCGGGCAACATCAACCTCAGCGTCGGAAACGGCCGGGCGGACTTTGCCGCCGGGCTGCGCTCGCTCGCAGCGCGCGGCTACACCGGCCACTTCTCGCTGGAACTGGAAACCCGGGACGTCACCCACGACGAACGTCCCGCGGCCGCCGCCAAGGCAGCCAGCTTCATCACAGACCTTATCTAG
- a CDS encoding SDR family NAD(P)-dependent oxidoreductase gives MTTTIQRTAVLTGATSDRGIGITTARRYANQGWAVVILDLDGEKSAKVAAEIGNEFNVPAFGHEIDVANEGSVKAAYAAVKAEVTAGNLPPVGALANIAGITSPVPFLETTLELWHKVMDVNATGTYLVTKAFLPDMIASGWGRIVNMSSVSAQRGGGVFGKVPYSAAKAAILGFTKALAREIGATGVTVNAITPGAVDTNIRVGSTEEQEAAINAGIPLGRNATTEEIAAVITFLSSEESAYLTGTTIDINGGSHIH, from the coding sequence ATGACCACCACCATCCAGCGCACTGCCGTCCTCACCGGGGCCACCTCGGACCGCGGCATCGGCATCACCACCGCACGCCGCTACGCGAACCAGGGCTGGGCGGTGGTGATCCTGGACCTCGACGGCGAGAAGTCCGCCAAGGTCGCCGCCGAAATTGGCAACGAGTTCAACGTCCCCGCCTTCGGCCACGAGATCGACGTCGCCAATGAGGGCTCCGTCAAGGCCGCCTATGCAGCCGTCAAAGCAGAAGTCACCGCCGGAAACCTGCCCCCGGTTGGCGCCCTGGCCAACATCGCCGGCATCACCTCGCCGGTGCCGTTCCTGGAGACCACCCTGGAACTCTGGCACAAGGTCATGGACGTCAACGCCACCGGAACCTACCTGGTCACCAAGGCCTTCCTGCCGGACATGATCGCCAGCGGCTGGGGCCGGATCGTGAACATGTCCTCCGTCTCCGCGCAGCGCGGCGGCGGCGTCTTTGGCAAGGTCCCCTACTCCGCCGCCAAGGCTGCCATCCTGGGCTTCACCAAGGCGCTCGCCCGCGAAATCGGCGCCACCGGCGTTACTGTCAACGCCATCACCCCGGGCGCCGTGGACACCAACATCCGCGTGGGCAGCACCGAGGAGCAGGAGGCCGCCATCAACGCCGGCATCCCGCTGGGCCGCAACGCCACCACCGAGGAAATCGCCGCCGTCATCACCTTCCTGTCCTCCGAGGAATCGGCGTACCTCACGGGAACCACCATCGACATCAACGGCGGAAGCCACATCCACTAG
- a CDS encoding dihydroxyacetone kinase family protein: MTRIFNDPSDFAEEALAGFCDVHADLVRPVPGGAVRRQRPAKPKVAVLAGGGSGHYPAFAGLIGTGLADGAVVGNIFTSPSAQQAYAVAKAADSGAGVVFTYGNYAGDVLNFGMASERLAAEGIQVENVLVTDDVASAPPSEAEKRRGIAGDFTVFKIMGAAAEAGADLADVVRLGRKANSLTRTIGSAFHGCTFPGAEAPLFTLKDRQMGLGLGIHGEPGLFDTELPPAKDLGQEFVSRLLAEAPHGAGDRIAVILNGLGSTKHEELFVLWLTVAPLLRAAGYTLVMPEVGELVTSLDMSGVSLTITWLDEELEPLWTAPAETPAYRRGNAALQSGDRMAEKESDGAAAPDAFEATEESRGYAASCLAALAAARDSLHAAEARLGDMDAVAGDGDHGRGMVRGIDAAVAAAGDAMARGAGAGAVLAAAGDAWADKAGGTSGVLWGAGLRSFGEALGNQMAPGPSELAAAVAAFSARITGLGKADIGDKTMVDALVPFAETFSRLVAAGGSPAAASTEAAWAEAAVVSTAAAEATASLRPLKGRARPLAEKSVGTADPGATSLAMIFTVMGVHLAAPVPSRQPAGTPS; this comes from the coding sequence ATGACCCGAATTTTCAACGATCCGTCCGACTTCGCCGAGGAAGCCCTTGCCGGTTTCTGCGACGTCCACGCCGACCTGGTCCGCCCGGTTCCCGGCGGGGCCGTGCGCCGCCAGCGCCCCGCCAAGCCCAAGGTGGCCGTCCTCGCCGGCGGCGGTTCCGGCCACTATCCGGCGTTCGCCGGCCTGATCGGCACCGGACTGGCCGACGGCGCCGTGGTGGGCAACATCTTCACCTCGCCGTCCGCGCAGCAGGCCTACGCCGTGGCGAAGGCGGCGGACTCCGGCGCCGGTGTGGTGTTCACCTACGGGAACTACGCCGGGGACGTCCTGAACTTCGGGATGGCCAGCGAACGGCTCGCTGCAGAGGGGATCCAGGTGGAAAACGTCCTGGTGACGGATGACGTCGCCAGCGCACCGCCGTCGGAAGCGGAGAAACGCCGCGGCATTGCGGGCGACTTCACCGTCTTCAAGATCATGGGTGCGGCGGCCGAGGCAGGTGCGGACCTGGCCGACGTCGTGCGTCTTGGCCGGAAGGCCAATAGCTTGACCCGAACCATCGGCAGCGCCTTCCATGGCTGCACCTTTCCCGGTGCCGAGGCTCCGCTGTTCACCCTCAAGGACCGCCAGATGGGGCTCGGCCTGGGCATCCACGGCGAGCCGGGACTGTTCGACACCGAGCTGCCGCCCGCCAAGGATCTGGGCCAGGAATTCGTCTCCCGGCTGCTGGCGGAGGCGCCGCACGGTGCGGGCGACCGCATCGCCGTCATTCTCAACGGCCTCGGCTCCACCAAGCACGAGGAACTCTTTGTCCTCTGGCTCACCGTTGCCCCGCTGCTCCGTGCCGCCGGCTACACGCTGGTCATGCCGGAGGTGGGCGAACTGGTCACCAGCCTGGACATGTCCGGAGTCTCCCTCACCATCACCTGGCTGGACGAGGAACTTGAGCCGCTGTGGACCGCCCCGGCTGAAACGCCGGCCTACCGGCGAGGCAATGCGGCGCTGCAGTCCGGTGACCGGATGGCGGAGAAAGAGTCCGACGGCGCCGCCGCACCCGATGCCTTCGAAGCCACCGAAGAGTCGCGCGGCTACGCGGCGAGCTGCCTGGCGGCGCTCGCTGCGGCCCGGGACTCCCTGCACGCGGCTGAAGCGAGGCTGGGGGACATGGACGCTGTCGCGGGCGACGGGGATCACGGGCGCGGGATGGTCCGCGGCATCGACGCGGCCGTCGCCGCAGCCGGGGACGCCATGGCCCGCGGTGCCGGAGCGGGCGCGGTTCTTGCGGCCGCCGGTGATGCCTGGGCCGACAAGGCCGGCGGAACCTCCGGCGTGCTGTGGGGCGCCGGGCTGCGGTCCTTCGGCGAAGCCCTCGGCAACCAAATGGCTCCGGGACCTTCGGAACTGGCCGCGGCTGTCGCGGCGTTCTCGGCACGGATCACCGGCCTCGGCAAGGCGGACATCGGGGACAAGACCATGGTGGACGCCCTGGTGCCCTTCGCCGAGACGTTCAGCCGGCTGGTGGCCGCTGGCGGCAGCCCCGCGGCGGCGTCGACCGAAGCGGCATGGGCCGAAGCCGCCGTGGTGTCCACCGCGGCGGCGGAAGCCACCGCCTCCCTGCGTCCGCTCAAAGGCCGTGCCCGGCCGCTCGCCGAAAAGAGCGTTGGCACGGCGGACCCCGGCGCCACGTCACTGGCCATGATCTTCACCGTCATGGGAGTGCACCTCGCAGCGCCGGTTCCATCCCGCCAGCCCGCTGGGACACCGTCATGA
- a CDS encoding ribose-5-phosphate isomerase: protein MTMEGQAVGIRLILGADEAGVDYKDRIMEDLQKDPRVTEIIDIGVNRSDAPEQFTTPYPYVGIAAGEMIRDGLADRAILFCGTGIGVAIAANKVEGIRAATAHDSFSVERSVLSNDCQVLTMGQRVVGVELARRLAREWLGYTFDPASASAGKVKVLTDFEGC from the coding sequence ATGACCATGGAAGGACAGGCCGTGGGTATCCGACTCATCCTGGGCGCCGACGAAGCCGGCGTGGATTACAAGGACCGGATCATGGAGGACCTGCAGAAGGATCCCCGGGTCACCGAAATCATCGACATCGGCGTCAACCGCAGTGATGCCCCCGAGCAGTTCACCACGCCGTACCCATATGTGGGGATTGCCGCCGGGGAAATGATCAGGGACGGCCTGGCGGACCGGGCAATCCTGTTTTGCGGCACGGGCATCGGCGTAGCCATCGCCGCGAACAAGGTGGAAGGAATCCGGGCAGCCACTGCCCATGACTCCTTCTCGGTGGAACGCTCGGTGCTGTCCAACGACTGCCAGGTGCTCACCATGGGCCAGCGCGTGGTGGGGGTGGAACTTGCCCGCAGGCTGGCCCGGGAGTGGCTGGGCTACACATTCGATCCCGCGTCCGCCTCGGCGGGCAAGGTCAAAGTCCTGACCGATTTCGAAGGCTGCTAA
- a CDS encoding sulfite oxidase — MTKQISRRRQSLKPAAHAGEPTHGPLTAEELQLAVRNHSMPLEALREATTPPGLHYVLTHFDIPFIDADSWHLRIGGAVQRAVEISLRALRRDPTISIPVTLECAGNGRSLLHPRPLSQPWRLEGVGTAEWTGVPLAYLLAQAGVDEDAVEVVFTGADAGIQGGVRQTYARSLPIKEAMRPDVVLAYEMNGRELPPQHGYPLRLVVPGWYGMASVKWLESIQVLTHPFEGFQQSVAYRYQKDADDAGTPVSRIKVRSLMIPPGIPDFFTRSRVLSAGPVMLTGRAWSGEGSVVRVEVGIDGKWVTAHLGHPAGPFAWCDWTLPWVADRGEHELACRATDATGSTQPLEQVWNYQGMGNNVVQRVKVNVE, encoded by the coding sequence ATGACGAAGCAGATTTCCCGGCGCCGTCAGTCCTTGAAGCCCGCGGCGCACGCAGGAGAACCCACCCACGGCCCGCTCACCGCAGAGGAACTGCAGCTGGCCGTCCGGAACCATTCGATGCCGCTGGAGGCCTTGCGGGAGGCCACCACACCGCCGGGGCTGCACTACGTGCTGACGCACTTCGACATCCCGTTCATTGACGCCGACTCCTGGCACCTGCGGATTGGCGGTGCCGTGCAGCGGGCCGTCGAAATCAGCCTCCGGGCGCTCCGCCGCGACCCGACCATCAGCATTCCGGTCACGCTGGAGTGCGCCGGCAACGGCCGCTCGCTGCTGCATCCGCGGCCGCTGAGCCAGCCCTGGCGGCTCGAGGGCGTGGGAACCGCGGAGTGGACCGGAGTCCCGCTCGCGTACCTGCTGGCCCAGGCCGGCGTTGACGAGGACGCGGTCGAAGTGGTGTTCACCGGCGCCGATGCCGGCATCCAGGGCGGAGTCCGGCAGACGTATGCGCGCAGCCTGCCCATCAAGGAGGCGATGCGCCCCGACGTCGTCCTGGCGTACGAGATGAACGGGCGCGAGCTGCCGCCGCAACACGGCTACCCGCTGCGGCTTGTGGTCCCTGGCTGGTACGGCATGGCCAGCGTGAAGTGGCTCGAGTCCATCCAGGTGCTGACCCACCCGTTCGAGGGTTTCCAGCAGTCGGTGGCGTACCGCTACCAGAAGGACGCGGACGACGCCGGCACTCCGGTCTCCCGGATCAAGGTGCGGTCGCTGATGATTCCGCCGGGTATCCCGGACTTCTTCACGCGCAGCAGGGTACTGTCCGCCGGCCCGGTGATGCTCACAGGCAGGGCCTGGTCCGGTGAAGGCTCCGTGGTCCGCGTGGAGGTGGGGATTGACGGGAAATGGGTGACCGCGCATCTCGGACATCCAGCGGGGCCGTTTGCCTGGTGCGATTGGACGCTGCCCTGGGTGGCGGACCGGGGCGAGCATGAGCTCGCCTGCCGGGCCACCGACGCCACGGGATCAACGCAGCCGCTGGAGCAGGTCTGGAACTACCAGGGCATGGGCAACAACGTGGTGCAGCGCGTGAAGGTGAATGTCGAGTAG